CTGCCGGCCGAGCGCGTCATAGACGACGAGCCGGACGTGGCTGTCTTCGGGCAGGTCGAAGCGAATCGACGTGCTGGGATTGAACGGGTTCGGCCAGTTCTGGGAGAGTGCGTACCTCTGGGGCAGCGCTACGGCATCCGGCGAATCCGGAGAGGCCTTGCTGGCGATCGTGGCGCCGCTGCCACTCTTCACCTGCAGATTGCCGCCC
This sequence is a window from Candidatus Krumholzibacteriia bacterium. Protein-coding genes within it:
- a CDS encoding FlgD immunoglobulin-like domain containing protein, whose translation is GGNLQVKSGSGATIASKASPDSPDAVALPQRYALSQNWPNPFNPSTSIRFDLPEDSHVRLVVYDALGRQVVELVNGTRSAGMYQELWQGRDASGRAVPSGVYFAHIEAASVMGAGNLSSTRKMLLLQ